From one Streptococcus oralis genomic stretch:
- a CDS encoding TlpA family protein disulfide reductase, giving the protein MKKDKWWLPFLAVGVIIALAVGLIYFTRPTKDGDIGTSSVSQSTSSDENNSALSLKGQQLPEFKMTSQDGKLIAISELYDKPILVVEWASWCPHCQKQLPIVQQMYEKYGDQIHFVLLNMNEPGKETKETADQYIKEKGYTFPYYYDEDQSAADLLQVQTIPSMYLVTKQQQVKNVLVNHTTAENFSKELQELLN; this is encoded by the coding sequence ATGAAAAAAGACAAGTGGTGGCTTCCATTTTTAGCAGTAGGAGTCATCATAGCTTTAGCGGTGGGTTTAATTTATTTCACTAGACCCACTAAGGATGGAGATATAGGAACGTCTTCAGTTTCGCAATCGACTTCAAGCGATGAGAACAATTCAGCTTTGAGTTTAAAAGGTCAACAACTTCCAGAATTTAAAATGACCTCTCAAGATGGAAAATTGATTGCTATCTCGGAACTGTATGATAAACCTATATTAGTTGTCGAATGGGCTAGTTGGTGTCCGCATTGCCAGAAACAACTACCCATTGTTCAGCAGATGTATGAAAAGTATGGAGATCAAATTCATTTTGTTCTTCTGAATATGAACGAACCAGGAAAAGAAACAAAGGAAACTGCTGATCAGTATATCAAAGAAAAAGGATATACTTTCCCGTATTATTATGACGAAGATCAGTCCGCAGCCGATCTTTTACAGGTTCAAACCATACCAAGTATGTATCTTGTGACAAAACAGCAACAGGTAAAGAATGTATTAGTAAATCATACCACTGCTGAAAATTTCTCGAAAGAGTTACAAGAACTGCTAAACTAA
- a CDS encoding YozE family protein, producing the protein MRKSFYTWLMTERNPKSNSPKAILADLAFEESAFPKHTDDFDEVSRFLEEHASFSFNLGDFDAIWQEYLEH; encoded by the coding sequence TTGAGAAAATCATTTTACACTTGGCTTATGACTGAGCGCAATCCCAAAAGTAACAGTCCTAAAGCCATCTTGGCTGACCTCGCTTTTGAGGAGTCGGCCTTTCCAAAACACACAGATGATTTTGATGAGGTGAGTCGCTTTTTGGAGGAGCATGCCAGTTTCTCTTTTAACCTAGGTGACTTTGACGCCATCTGGCAAGAATACTTAGAACACTAG
- the tmk gene encoding dTMP kinase codes for MSKGFLVSLEGPEGAGKTSVLEALLPILEEKGVEVLTTREPGGVLIGEKIRQVILDPSHTQMDPKTELLLYIASRRQHLVEKVLPALEAGKLVIMDRFIDSSVAYQGFGRGLDIDAIDWLNHFATDGLKPDLTLYFDIEVEEGLARIAANSDREVNRLDLEGLDLHKKVRQGYLSLLEKEGNRIVKIDASLPLEQVVEITKAVLFDRMGLAK; via the coding sequence ATGTCAAAAGGATTTTTAGTCTCTCTTGAGGGACCAGAGGGAGCAGGAAAGACCAGTGTTTTAGAGGCTCTACTCCCCATTTTAGAGGAAAAAGGAGTAGAGGTGCTGACGACCCGTGAGCCAGGTGGAGTTTTGATTGGGGAGAAGATTCGTCAAGTGATTTTGGACCCAAGTCATACTCAAATGGATCCTAAAACAGAGCTCCTTCTCTATATCGCAAGTCGCAGACAGCACTTGGTGGAAAAAGTTCTGCCTGCTCTTGAAGCTGGTAAGTTGGTCATTATGGACCGTTTCATCGATAGTTCCGTTGCTTATCAGGGATTTGGCCGTGGCTTGGATATTGATGCCATTGATTGGCTCAATCACTTTGCGACAGATGGCCTCAAACCTGATTTGACACTTTATTTTGACATTGAGGTGGAAGAGGGGCTTGCTCGCATTGCTGCCAATAGTGATCGGGAGGTCAATCGTTTGGACTTGGAAGGTTTGGACTTGCACAAGAAAGTCCGTCAAGGCTACCTTTCTCTTCTGGAAAAAGAAGGAAATCGCATTGTCAAGATTGATGCCAGTCTTCCTTTGGAGCAAGTTGTGGAAATTACCAAGGCTGTCTTGTTTGACAGAATGGGCTTGGCTAAATGA
- the trmFO gene encoding methylenetetrahydrofolate--tRNA-(uracil(54)-C(5))-methyltransferase (FADH(2)-oxidizing) TrmFO: MSQSYINVIGAGLAGSEAAYQIAERGIPVKLYEMRGVKSTPQHKTDNFAELVCSNSLRGDALTNAVGLLKEEMRRLGSVILESAEATRVPAGGALAVDRDGFSQMVTEKVANHPLIEVVRDEITELPTDVITVVATGPLTSDALAEKIHALNDGDGFYFYDAAAPIIDVNTIDMSKVYLKSRYDKGEAAYLNAPMTKQEFMDFHEALVNAEEAPLNSFEKEKYFEGCMPIEVMAKRGIKTMLYGPMKPVGLEYPDDYTGPRDGDFKTPYAVVQLRQDNAAGSLYNIVGFQTHLKWGEQKRVFQMIPGLENAEFVRYGVMHRNSYMDSPNLLEQTYRSKKQPNLFFAGQMTGVEGYVESAASGLVAGINAARLFKGESEAIFPETTAIGSLAHYITHADSKHFQPMNVNFGIIKELEGERIRDKKARYEKIAERALTDLEEFLTV; this comes from the coding sequence GTGTCTCAATCTTATATCAATGTTATCGGTGCTGGTTTGGCAGGTTCTGAAGCAGCTTACCAAATCGCAGAACGCGGTATTCCAGTTAAACTCTATGAAATGCGTGGTGTCAAGTCAACACCCCAACACAAAACAGACAATTTTGCTGAATTGGTTTGTTCCAATTCCTTACGTGGGGATGCTCTGACAAACGCCGTTGGACTCCTCAAGGAAGAAATGCGTCGCTTGGGTTCTGTCATTTTGGAATCTGCTGAAGCTACACGTGTCCCTGCTGGTGGTGCCCTTGCGGTGGACCGCGATGGTTTCTCCCAGATGGTGACCGAAAAAGTAGCCAATCACCCCTTGATTGAAGTGGTTCGTGATGAAATTACAGAATTGCCAACGGATGTTATTACAGTTGTCGCTACTGGTCCTTTGACTAGTGATGCCTTAGCTGAAAAGATTCATGCCCTCAATGACGGTGATGGTTTCTATTTCTACGATGCGGCGGCGCCGATTATCGATGTCAATACCATCGATATGAGCAAGGTCTATCTCAAATCTCGTTATGATAAGGGAGAGGCGGCCTACCTCAACGCTCCAATGACCAAACAAGAATTTATGGATTTCCATGAGGCATTGGTCAATGCGGAAGAAGCACCGCTGAATTCTTTTGAAAAAGAAAAGTACTTTGAAGGATGTATGCCAATCGAAGTCATGGCCAAGCGTGGCATTAAAACCATGCTTTATGGTCCCATGAAACCAGTTGGTCTGGAGTATCCAGATGACTACACAGGCCCTCGTGATGGAGATTTCAAAACTCCATATGCGGTTGTCCAGCTCCGTCAGGATAATGCGGCTGGTAGTCTCTATAATATCGTTGGATTCCAGACCCACCTCAAATGGGGAGAACAAAAGCGTGTCTTCCAAATGATTCCAGGTCTTGAAAATGCGGAGTTTGTTCGCTATGGGGTCATGCATCGCAATTCTTATATGGATTCACCGAACTTGCTAGAACAAACCTATCGTTCTAAGAAACAACCAAACCTTTTCTTTGCTGGTCAAATGACGGGTGTGGAAGGCTATGTTGAGTCAGCAGCTTCAGGCTTGGTTGCAGGTATTAACGCAGCTCGTCTCTTTAAGGGTGAAAGTGAAGCTATCTTCCCAGAGACCACAGCGATTGGAAGTCTAGCTCATTACATCACTCATGCGGACAGCAAACATTTCCAACCAATGAATGTCAATTTTGGGATTATCAAGGAATTGGAAGGCGAGCGTATCCGTGATAAAAAAGCTCGTTATGAAAAAATTGCAGAGCGTGCTCTTACCGACTTAGAGGAATTTTTAACGGTTTAA
- a CDS encoding PhoH family protein, which yields MKEHSIDIQLSHPDDLFHLFGSNERHLRLMEEELDVVIHARTEIVQVLGEETACEEARHVIQALMVLVNRGITVGTPDVVTAISMVKNDEIDKFVALYEEEIIKDNTGKPIRVKTLGQKLYVDSVKQHDVTFGIGPAGTGKTFLAVTLAVTALKRGQVKRIILTRPAVEAGESLGFLPGDLKEKVDPYLRPVYDALYQILGKDQTTRLMEREIIEIAPLAYMRGRTLDDAFVILDEAQNTTIMQMKMFLTRLGFNSKMIVNGDISQIDLPRNVKSGLIDAQEKLKNIHQIDFVHFSAKDVVRHPVVAQIIRAYEPAPVKVEEKNQETE from the coding sequence TTGAAGGAACATTCAATAGACATTCAACTAAGTCACCCAGATGACTTGTTCCATCTTTTTGGTTCCAATGAGCGCCATCTTCGTTTGATGGAAGAAGAGCTCGATGTGGTGATTCATGCTCGTACGGAGATTGTGCAGGTTTTGGGAGAAGAGACTGCCTGTGAGGAAGCCCGTCACGTTATTCAGGCTTTGATGGTCTTGGTGAATCGAGGAATAACGGTTGGCACGCCAGATGTGGTGACTGCGATTAGCATGGTCAAAAACGATGAAATAGACAAGTTTGTCGCCCTTTACGAAGAAGAAATTATCAAAGACAATACAGGGAAGCCGATTCGTGTCAAAACCTTGGGTCAAAAACTTTATGTGGACAGTGTCAAACAGCATGATGTGACCTTTGGAATCGGACCAGCAGGGACAGGGAAGACATTTCTTGCAGTGACCTTGGCAGTAACTGCCCTTAAACGTGGGCAAGTCAAGCGGATTATCCTTACTCGTCCAGCAGTGGAAGCAGGTGAGAGTCTAGGATTTCTTCCAGGTGATCTCAAGGAGAAGGTGGATCCTTATCTTCGACCAGTTTACGATGCCTTGTATCAGATTCTCGGCAAAGATCAGACGACCCGTCTCATGGAGCGTGAAATTATCGAAATCGCGCCCCTTGCTTACATGCGTGGGCGGACCTTGGACGATGCTTTTGTCATTCTCGATGAGGCACAAAATACGACCATCATGCAGATGAAGATGTTCTTGACTCGTTTAGGCTTTAATTCTAAGATGATTGTCAATGGAGATATCAGCCAGATTGACCTGCCACGCAATGTTAAGTCAGGTTTGATTGATGCCCAAGAAAAGCTCAAGAACATTCACCAAATAGACTTTGTTCATTTTTCAGCCAAGGATGTGGTTCGCCATCCGGTTGTCGCTCAGATTATTCGAGCTTATGAACCAGCTCCAGTTAAGGTTGAAGAAAAGAACCAAGAAACAGAATAG
- the frr gene encoding ribosome recycling factor, whose protein sequence is MANAIVEKAKERMTQSHQSLAREFGGIRAGRANASLLDRIHVEYYGVETPLNQIASITIPEARVLLVTPFDKSSLKDIERALNASDLGITPANDGSVIRLVIPALTEETRRDLAKEVKKVGENAKVAVRNIRRDAMDEAKKQEKAKEITEDELKTLEKDIQKVTDDAVKHIDDMTANKEKEILEV, encoded by the coding sequence ATGGCTAATGCAATTGTAGAAAAAGCTAAAGAGAGAATGACCCAGTCTCACCAATCACTTGCTCGTGAATTTGGTGGTATCCGTGCCGGTCGTGCCAACGCAAGCTTGCTAGACCGTATCCACGTAGAATACTACGGAGTCGAAACTCCTCTTAACCAAATCGCTTCAATTACTATTCCAGAAGCGCGTGTCTTGTTGGTAACACCATTTGACAAGTCTTCATTGAAAGACATCGAACGTGCCTTGAACGCTTCTGATCTTGGTATTACACCAGCTAATGACGGTTCTGTGATCCGCTTGGTTATCCCTGCTCTTACAGAAGAGACTCGTCGTGACCTTGCCAAAGAAGTGAAGAAGGTCGGTGAGAATGCTAAAGTGGCTGTCCGCAATATCCGTCGTGATGCTATGGACGAAGCTAAAAAGCAAGAAAAAGCAAAAGAAATCACTGAAGACGAATTGAAGACTCTTGAAAAAGATATTCAAAAAGTAACAGACGACGCTGTGAAACACATCGACGACATGACAGCCAATAAAGAAAAAGAAATCTTGGAAGTCTAA
- the cvfB gene encoding RNA-binding virulence regulatory protein CvfB has product MNTNLASFIVGLIIDENDRFYFVQKDGQTYALAKEEGQHTVGDTVKGFAYTDMNQKLRLTTLEVTATQDQFGWGTVTEVRKDLGVFVDTGLPDKEIVVSLDILPEFKELWPKKGDKLYIRLEVDKKDRIWGLLAYQEDFQRLARPAYNNMQNQNWPAIVYRLKLSGTFVYLPENNMLGFIHPSERYAEPRLGQVLDARVIGFREVDRTLNLSLKPRSFEMLENDAQMILTYLESNGGFMTLNDKSSPEDIKATFGISKGQFKKALGGLMKAGKIKQDQFGTELI; this is encoded by the coding sequence ATGAATACAAATCTTGCAAGTTTTATCGTTGGACTCATCATCGATGAAAATGACCGTTTTTACTTTGTGCAAAAGGATGGTCAGACCTATGCTCTTGCTAAGGAAGAAGGTCAACATACAGTAGGGGATACGGTCAAAGGTTTCGCCTACACGGATATGAATCAAAAACTCCGCCTGACAACCTTAGAAGTGACTGCCACTCAGGACCAATTTGGTTGGGGAACCGTAACAGAAGTTCGTAAGGATTTGGGTGTCTTTGTCGATACTGGTCTACCTGACAAGGAAATCGTTGTGTCACTCGATATCCTCCCTGAGTTCAAGGAACTCTGGCCTAAGAAGGGTGACAAACTCTACATCCGCCTTGAAGTGGACAAGAAAGACCGAATCTGGGGACTCTTGGCTTATCAAGAAGACTTCCAACGTCTGGCTCGTCCTGCCTACAACAACATGCAGAATCAAAACTGGCCAGCCATTGTTTACCGCCTCAAGCTATCAGGAACTTTTGTATACCTGCCAGAGAATAACATGCTTGGTTTCATTCACCCAAGTGAGCGCTACGCAGAGCCACGTTTGGGGCAAGTGTTAGATGCGCGGGTCATCGGTTTCCGTGAAGTGGACCGCACCTTGAATCTCTCCCTTAAACCGCGTTCTTTTGAGATGTTGGAAAATGATGCTCAGATGATTTTGACCTACTTGGAAAGCAATGGCGGTTTCATGACCTTGAATGATAAGTCGTCTCCTGAGGATATCAAGGCAACCTTTGGTATCTCTAAAGGTCAGTTCAAGAAAGCACTCGGTGGCTTGATGAAGGCTGGCAAAATCAAGCAAGACCAGTTTGGGACAGAGTTGATTTAG
- a CDS encoding DNA polymerase III subunit delta': protein MKQDQLKAWQPEQFDRFVRILEQNQLNHAYLFSGFFGSLEMAQFLAKSLFCRDKAGVLPCEKCRNCKLIEQEEFPDVTLIKPVNQVIKTERIRELVAQFSQAGIESQQQVFIIEQAEKMHPNAANSLLKVIEEPQSEVYIFFLTSDEEKILPTIRSRTQIFHFKKQEEKLIHQLEQAGLVKKKATLLAQFSQSRAEAEKLANQASFWTIVDESERLLTWLVAKKKESYLQVAKLASLADDKEKQDQVLRILEVLCGQDLLQVRIRQILQDLLEARKMWQANVSFQNAMEYLVLKEI, encoded by the coding sequence ATGAAACAAGATCAACTAAAGGCTTGGCAACCAGAGCAGTTTGACCGCTTTGTCCGTATTCTAGAACAAAACCAGCTCAATCATGCCTACCTTTTTTCAGGTTTCTTTGGAAGCTTGGAAATGGCGCAGTTTTTGGCTAAGAGCCTCTTTTGTAGGGATAAGGCAGGCGTTTTACCATGTGAGAAATGCCGGAACTGCAAGCTGATTGAGCAGGAAGAATTTCCCGATGTCACTTTGATTAAGCCGGTCAATCAGGTCATTAAGACAGAACGGATTCGAGAATTGGTGGCTCAGTTTTCCCAAGCAGGGATTGAAAGCCAGCAACAGGTCTTTATCATCGAGCAGGCGGAGAAAATGCATCCCAATGCAGCCAACTCTCTGCTCAAGGTCATCGAAGAACCTCAGAGTGAAGTTTACATTTTCTTCTTAACTAGTGATGAGGAAAAAATCTTGCCGACAATCCGTAGTCGGACCCAGATTTTTCACTTTAAAAAGCAAGAAGAAAAGCTCATCCATCAATTAGAACAAGCAGGTCTAGTAAAGAAAAAAGCAACTCTCTTAGCCCAGTTTAGTCAATCGAGAGCTGAAGCTGAAAAGTTGGCTAATCAGGCAAGTTTTTGGACTATAGTTGATGAAAGCGAGCGCTTACTAACTTGGTTAGTAGCCAAGAAAAAAGAGAGTTATTTGCAAGTTGCTAAATTGGCTAGCTTGGCAGATGACAAGGAGAAACAAGACCAGGTCTTGCGAATCCTCGAAGTTCTCTGTGGACAGGACCTCTTGCAAGTAAGGATTCGACAGATTTTACAAGATTTACTAGAAGCTAGAAAAATGTGGCAGGCTAATGTCAGCTTTCAAAATGCCATGGAATATCTGGTTTTGAAAGAAATATAA
- the pyrH gene encoding UMP kinase, translating to MANPKYKRILIKLSGEALAGERGVGIDIQTVQTIAKEIQEVHSLGIEIALVIGGGNLWRGEPAAEAGMDRVQADYTGMLGTVMNALVMADSLQQVGVDTRVQTAIAMQQVAEPYVRGRALRHLEKGRIVIFGAGIGSPYFSTDTTAALRAAEIEADAILMAKNGVDGVYNADPKKDKTAVKFEELTHRDVINKGLRIMDSTASTLSMDNDIDLVVFNMNQPGNIKRVVFGENIGTTVSNNIEEKE from the coding sequence ATGGCGAACCCCAAGTATAAACGTATTTTAATCAAGTTATCAGGTGAAGCCCTTGCCGGTGAACGTGGCGTAGGGATTGATATCCAGACAGTTCAAACAATCGCAAAAGAGATTCAAGAAGTTCATAGCTTAGGTATCGAAATTGCCCTTGTTATTGGTGGAGGAAATCTCTGGCGTGGAGAACCTGCTGCAGAAGCAGGAATGGACCGCGTTCAGGCCGATTACACTGGAATGCTTGGGACCGTGATGAATGCTCTTGTGATGGCAGATTCATTGCAGCAAGTTGGTGTCGATACGCGTGTGCAAACTGCCATTGCCATGCAACAAGTGGCAGAGCCGTACGTACGTGGACGTGCCCTTCGTCATCTTGAAAAAGGCCGCATCGTTATCTTTGGTGCTGGGATTGGTTCACCTTACTTCTCAACAGATACAACAGCTGCCCTTCGTGCAGCTGAAATCGAAGCGGATGCCATTCTGATGGCTAAAAATGGGGTAGACGGTGTTTACAATGCCGATCCTAAGAAAGACAAAACTGCCGTTAAGTTTGAAGAATTGACCCACCGTGACGTTATCAATAAAGGTCTTCGTATCATGGACTCAACTGCTTCAACCCTCTCTATGGACAACGACATTGACTTGGTTGTCTTCAATATGAACCAACCAGGCAACATCAAACGTGTCGTATTTGGTGAAAATATTGGAACAACAGTTTCAAACAATATCGAAGAAAAGGAATAA
- the rsmI gene encoding 16S rRNA (cytidine(1402)-2'-O)-methyltransferase has product MQIQKSFKGQTPYGKLYLVATPIGNLDDMTFRAIQTLKEVDWIAAEDTRNTGLLLKHFDIFTKQISFHEHNAKEKIPDLIGFLKAGQSIAQVSDAGLPSISDPGHDLVKVAIEEEIAVVTVPGASAGISALIASGLAPQPHIFYGFLLRKSGQQKQFFDLKKDYPETQIFYESPHRVADTLGNMLEVYGDRSVVLVRELTKIYEEYQRGTISELLESIAETPLKGECLLIVEGASQDVEEKDEEDLFSEIQSRIQQGMKKNQAIKEVAKIYQWNKSQLYAAYHEWEENQEND; this is encoded by the coding sequence ATGCAGATTCAAAAAAGTTTTAAGGGGCAAACTCCCTATGGCAAGCTTTACTTAGTAGCAACGCCGATTGGCAATCTAGATGACATGACCTTTCGTGCCATCCAGACTTTGAAAGAAGTGGACTGGATTGCGGCTGAGGACACGCGTAATACGGGGCTTTTGCTCAAGCATTTTGACATTTTCACCAAGCAGATCAGTTTTCACGAGCACAATGCCAAGGAAAAAATTCCTGATTTGATTGGTTTCTTGAAAGCAGGACAAAGTATCGCTCAGGTCTCTGATGCGGGTCTGCCTAGTATCTCAGACCCTGGGCATGATTTGGTCAAGGTAGCTATTGAGGAAGAAATCGCAGTTGTTACCGTTCCAGGTGCCTCTGCAGGAATTTCTGCCTTGATTGCCAGTGGTTTAGCTCCACAACCACATATCTTTTACGGTTTCTTACTGAGAAAATCAGGCCAGCAAAAGCAATTTTTCGACTTAAAAAAAGATTACCCAGAAACTCAGATTTTCTACGAATCGCCCCATCGTGTAGCGGATACATTGGGAAATATGCTAGAAGTCTACGGTGACCGCTCGGTAGTCTTGGTCAGGGAATTGACCAAAATCTATGAAGAATACCAACGAGGTACCATTTCTGAATTATTAGAAAGCATAGCTGAAACGCCACTCAAGGGCGAATGCCTTCTCATTGTTGAAGGTGCCAGTCAGGATGTGGAGGAAAAGGACGAGGAGGACTTGTTTTCAGAAATCCAATCTCGTATCCAGCAAGGCATGAAGAAAAATCAAGCCATTAAGGAAGTCGCAAAGATATATCAGTGGAACAAAAGTCAGCTCTACGCTGCCTACCACGAATGGGAAGAAAATCAAGAAAATGACTAA
- the yabA gene encoding DNA replication initiation control protein YabA, with translation MDKKELFDALDDFSQQLLVTLADVEAIKKNLKSLVEENTALRLENSKLRERLGEVEADTPVKAKHVRESVRRIYKDGFHVCNDFYGQRREQDEECMFCDELLYRE, from the coding sequence ATGGACAAAAAAGAATTATTTGACGCGCTAGATGATTTTTCCCAACAGTTACTGGTGACCTTGGCCGATGTGGAAGCCATTAAGAAAAATCTCAAGAGCCTGGTAGAGGAAAATACAGCTCTTCGCTTGGAAAATAGTAAGTTGCGCGAACGCTTAGGCGAGGTGGAAGCAGATACTCCCGTCAAGGCCAAGCATGTTCGTGAAAGCGTCCGTCGGATCTATAAAGACGGGTTTCACGTATGTAATGATTTTTATGGACAACGTCGAGAACAGGACGAGGAATGTATGTTCTGTGACGAGTTGTTGTACAGGGAGTAG
- the proC gene encoding pyrroline-5-carboxylate reductase, whose protein sequence is MKIGFIGLGNMGASLAKAVLQAKTGEQILLANRSQAKVDAFIANFGGQASSNEEIFAEADVIFLGVKPAQFSEILAQYQSILEKRESLLLISMAAGLTLEKLASLIPSQHRIIRIMPNTPVAIGQGVISYAMSANCLAEDGELFCQLLSNEGLLVELGDDLIDAATGLAGCGPAFVYLFIEALADAGVQSGLPRERALKMAAQTVVGAGQMVLESQQHPGVLKDQVCSPGGSTIAGVASLEEHAFRGTVMAAVHQAYKRTQELGK, encoded by the coding sequence ATGAAAATTGGATTTATCGGTTTGGGAAATATGGGAGCTAGTTTGGCCAAGGCTGTCTTGCAGGCCAAGACGGGTGAACAGATTCTCCTTGCCAATCGCAGTCAAGCAAAAGTAGATGCTTTCATCGCCAATTTCGGTGGCCAGGCTTCCAGTAATGAAGAAATTTTTGCAGAAGCAGATGTGATCTTTCTAGGAGTTAAGCCTGCTCAGTTTTCTGAAATCCTTGCTCAATACCAGTCTATCCTTGAAAAACGAGAGAGTCTTCTTTTGATTTCCATGGCGGCTGGATTGACCTTGGAAAAACTAGCTAGTCTTATCCCAAGTCAACATCGTATCATTCGCATCATGCCCAATACTCCAGTGGCTATCGGTCAAGGGGTGATTAGTTATGCCATGTCAGCAAACTGTCTTGCTGAGGACGGTGAACTCTTTTGTCAGCTTTTATCCAATGAGGGTCTATTGGTTGAGCTTGGGGATGACTTAATTGATGCGGCGACAGGTCTTGCAGGTTGTGGGCCAGCCTTTGTCTACCTCTTTATCGAGGCTTTGGCAGATGCAGGTGTTCAGTCAGGATTGCCAAGAGAAAGGGCTTTGAAAATGGCAGCCCAAACAGTAGTCGGAGCTGGACAAATGGTCCTCGAAAGCCAACAACATCCTGGAGTATTGAAAGACCAAGTTTGCAGCCCAGGAGGTTCGACTATCGCTGGTGTAGCAAGTCTGGAAGAACATGCCTTTAGAGGTACAGTCATGGCCGCAGTTCATCAAGCCTATAAACGAACACAAGAACTAGGTAAATAA
- a CDS encoding GrpB family protein: MKKKLEEMSLEELWQLFPIFLVEHKPEWKDWYELEKANLKKILGANVIKRIEHIGSTAIPNIWAKNIVDILLEVGKIEDLARVRDLLVKNGWLVMLESPNRISLNKGYTEQGFAEKVFHLHLRMTGDHDEIYFRDYLCQHPDIAQAYQELKLSLWKKFEHNRDGYTDAKTDFINHHVSEAKSSNFQESEKFHQKSFDRRKN, translated from the coding sequence ATGAAAAAGAAACTTGAAGAAATGAGCTTAGAGGAACTCTGGCAACTTTTTCCGATTTTTTTAGTAGAGCACAAGCCAGAGTGGAAAGACTGGTATGAATTGGAAAAAGCAAATCTGAAAAAAATATTGGGTGCAAATGTTATTAAAAGAATAGAACATATCGGTAGCACTGCTATCCCTAATATTTGGGCAAAAAATATCGTTGATATTCTGCTAGAAGTAGGTAAAATAGAGGATTTAGCAAGAGTTAGGGATTTATTGGTGAAGAATGGTTGGCTAGTGATGTTGGAGAGTCCTAACAGGATTTCGCTAAATAAAGGATATACTGAGCAGGGATTTGCTGAGAAAGTTTTTCATTTACATTTGCGAATGACGGGAGATCATGACGAGATTTATTTTAGAGATTATCTCTGCCAGCATCCAGATATTGCCCAAGCGTATCAGGAATTAAAACTAAGTTTGTGGAAAAAATTTGAACACAATCGAGACGGCTATACAGATGCGAAAACAGATTTTATAAACCACCACGTTTCAGAGGCTAAGTCCAGTAATTTTCAAGAATCAGAAAAATTTCATCAAAAAAGTTTTGATAGGAGAAAGAATTGA